One Nocardiopsis gilva YIM 90087 genomic window, ACCCATGTCCTCCACCCTCGAACTCCTGCCCGCTGTGGACGTCGCCGACGGCCAGGCCGTCCAGCTCGTCCAGGGGAAGGCCGGCTCCGGCGGCCAGTACGGCGATCCGCTGCAGGCCGCCATGGCCTGGCAGAACGCCGGCGCCGAATGGATCCACCTGGTCGACCTGGACGCCGCCTTCGGACGCGGCCACAACCGGGAGCTGCTGACCGGCATCGTCGGCCGCCTCGACGTCAAGGTGGAGCTGTCGGGGGGCATCCGCGACGACGAGTCGCTGCGCGCGGCGCTCGCCACCGGCTGCACGCGCGTCAACATCGGCACGGCCGCGCTGGAGAACCCCGAGTGGTGCGCCAAGATCATCGCCGAGCACGGCGAGAAGGTCGCCATCGGCCTCGACGTGCGCGGCACCACGCTGGCCGCCCGCGGCTGGACCCGCGACGGCGGCGACCTGTTCGCCACCCTGGAGCGGCTGGAGTCGGAGGGCTGCGCCCGCTACGTGGTGACCGACGTCAACAAGGACGGCACCCTCAAGGGCCCCAACCTGGACCTGCTGCGTACGGTCTGCGAGCGCACCGACAAGCCCGTGGTGGCCAGCGGCGGTGTCTCCAGCCTGGACGACCTGCTGGCCATCGCCACCCTGACCCCGGTCGGCGTCGAGGGCGCCATCATGGGCACGGCCCTCTACGAGGGCGCGTTCACCCTCCAGGAGGCGCTGGCGGCGGTGAGCGCCCGATGAGTCTGGCGATCCGGGTCATCCCCTGCCTCGACGTCGACGCCGGGCGCGTCGTCAAGGGCGTCAAGTTCGCCAACCTGCGCGACGCCGGCGACCCGGTGGAGCTGGCCGCGCGCTATGACACCGACGGCGCCGACGAACTCACCTTCCTCGACGTCACCGCCTCCAGCGGGGAGCGGGAGACCACCTACGACGTGGTGCGCCGCACCGCCGAGCAGGTCTTCATCCCGCTCACGGTCGGCGGCGGCGTGCGCACCGCCGAGGACGTCGACCGGCTGCTGCGCGCCGGGGCCGACAAGGTCGGAGTGAACACCGCCGCGATCGCGCGCCCCGAGCTCATCCGGGAGATCGCCGAGCGGTTCGGCCGCCAGGTCCTGGTGCTGTCCGCCGACGTCCGCCGGGTCACCGACGGCGAGCCCACCCCGAGCGGGTTCGAGGTCACCACGCACGGCGGCCGCAAGGGGACCGGCATCGACGCCGTGGAGTGGTGTGCGCGCGTCGCCGAGCTGGGCGCGGGCGAGATCCTGCTGAACTCGATGGACGCCGACGGCACCAAGGCCGGGTTCGACCTGGAGCTGATCCGCAAGGTGCGTGCCGTCGTGGACATCCCCCTCATCGCCAGCGGGGGCGCGGGCAAGGTCGAGCACTTCCCCCCGGCCATCGACGCGGGCGCCGACGCGGTGCTGGCCGCCTCGGTGTTCCACTTCGGCGAGTTCACCATCGCCGACGTCAAGGCGGAACTGCGCGCCCACGGCCACGCCGTGCGCTAGCCGACATCGCGAGGAACGCCACCCAGCAGACCCCTGGCGCATGGGCAACGTCCCCTTGGTGCTCCAGTGAGCGAAGCATGGCTACATGGTGGTACTTTCCGCTTTTCGAAAACCACGG contains:
- the priA gene encoding bifunctional 1-(5-phosphoribosyl)-5-((5-phosphoribosylamino)methylideneamino)imidazole-4-carboxamide isomerase/phosphoribosylanthranilate isomerase PriA gives rise to the protein MSSTLELLPAVDVADGQAVQLVQGKAGSGGQYGDPLQAAMAWQNAGAEWIHLVDLDAAFGRGHNRELLTGIVGRLDVKVELSGGIRDDESLRAALATGCTRVNIGTAALENPEWCAKIIAEHGEKVAIGLDVRGTTLAARGWTRDGGDLFATLERLESEGCARYVVTDVNKDGTLKGPNLDLLRTVCERTDKPVVASGGVSSLDDLLAIATLTPVGVEGAIMGTALYEGAFTLQEALAAVSAR
- the hisF gene encoding imidazole glycerol phosphate synthase subunit HisF, which encodes MSLAIRVIPCLDVDAGRVVKGVKFANLRDAGDPVELAARYDTDGADELTFLDVTASSGERETTYDVVRRTAEQVFIPLTVGGGVRTAEDVDRLLRAGADKVGVNTAAIARPELIREIAERFGRQVLVLSADVRRVTDGEPTPSGFEVTTHGGRKGTGIDAVEWCARVAELGAGEILLNSMDADGTKAGFDLELIRKVRAVVDIPLIASGGAGKVEHFPPAIDAGADAVLAASVFHFGEFTIADVKAELRAHGHAVR